GGGATCCTCCTCCTGCGGGAAGTGGCCCAGCCCGTCGAAGAGCCGCCAGCGGTAGGGCGCCTCGACATACTCGCCCGACCCGGCCGCGCTGCGCGTCCGTACCACCGGGTCCGCCGAGCCGTGCAGATGCAGGGTCGGCACCCGGAGAGGGCGCTTCATCCGCCGGTTGAACTGGATTCCGTCGGGGCGGGCCAGCGACCGCACCATCCACCGATAGGGTTCGATCGAGCAGTGCGCCGTCGACGGGATGCACATCGCCCGCCGATAGACCGCGAGCTCCTGCTCGTCCCGGGCACCCGGCCCCGACCACTCCTCGATCAGCTCGGCGACCAGGGCGCCGTCGTCCGCGACCAGCCGCCGTTCGGGCAGCCAGGGCTGCTGGAAGCCCCAGATGTAGGAGCCCGCACGGGTCTGGGCGAAGTCCGACAGCATCGCCGAACGCCAGCGGCGGGGGTGCGGCATCGAGGAGACGGCGAGTCTGCGCACCAGCTTGGGCCGCATCACCGCCGCCGTCCACGCCAGATAGCCGCCCAGGTCATGACCGACGAGCGCGGCGTCCGGCTCGCCCAGCGAGCGCACCACACCGGTGATGTCGAGCGCGAGATTGGCGGGGTCGTAC
The nucleotide sequence above comes from Streptomyces clavuligerus. Encoded proteins:
- a CDS encoding alpha/beta fold hydrolase gives rise to the protein MTAPDTGNGSPVRIEGPWTHRDVAANGARFHIAELGDGPLVLFLHGFPQFWWTWRHQLTALADAGYRAVALDLRGVGGSDRTPRGYDPANLALDITGVVRSLGEPDAALVGHDLGGYLAWTAAVMRPKLVRRLAVSSMPHPRRWRSAMLSDFAQTRAGSYIWGFQQPWLPERRLVADDGALVAELIEEWSGPGARDEQELAVYRRAMCIPSTAHCSIEPYRWMVRSLARPDGIQFNRRMKRPLRVPTLHLHGSADPVVRTRSAAGSGEYVEAPYRWRLFDGLGHFPQEEDPVAFSAELVNWLKDPEPDRR